A section of the Lutra lutra chromosome 3, mLutLut1.2, whole genome shotgun sequence genome encodes:
- the NHLRC3 gene encoding NHL repeat-containing protein 3, whose translation MARFWVCLAGAGFFLGFLVLHSRFCGSPVLRKFAFQISWRTKEIPYRLDVDWPKHSEYFTGTTFCVAIDSLSGLVYIAQRGDNIPKVLVFTEDGYFLRSWNYTVDTPHGIFAASTLHEQSVWITDVGSGSYGHTIKKYNSFGDLVQVLGTPGKRGTSLNPLQFDNPAELYVDATGDIYIVDGDGGLNNRLIKLSQDFMMLWLHGERGTGPAKFNIPHSVTLDSSGRVWVADRGNKRIQVFDKDTGEWLGAWDNCFTEEGPSSVRFTPDGKYAVVAQLNLSRLLLAAAPPVGSIGNCSVIGTIQLADQVLPHLLDVSGKTGAIYVAEIGAKQVQKYVPMNSNFPLFGS comes from the exons ATGGCGAGATTCTGGGTCTGCCTGGCCGGCGCGGGCTTCTTTCTTGGATTTCTGGTTTTGCATTCGCGTTTTTGTGGCTCCCCG gttttaaggaaatttgcttttcaaatttcctGGAGAACCAAGGAAATTCCTTACCGGCTGGATGTGGATTGGCCTAAGCATTCAGAGTATTTTACTGGAACAACATTTTGTGTTGCAATTGACTCCCTCAGCGGATTGGTTTACATAGCCCAG AGAGGGGATAACATCCCAAAGGTATTAGTGTTCACAGAGGATGGATATTTCCTACGATCCTGGAATTACACAGTTGACACACCTCATGGTATATTTGCAGCCAGTACACTACATGAACAGTCTGTCTGGATCACGGATGTAGGAAGTG gatcTTACGGTCatactattaaaaaatacaattcctTTGGTGATCTTGTTCAAGTCTTGGGTACCCCAGGCAAAAGAGGCACCAGTTTGAATCCCCTGCAGTTTGATAATCCTGCAGAATTATATGTAGACGCCACAGGAGATATTTACATTGTGGATGGAGATGGAGGATTGAATAACAGATTGATCAAATTGTCCCAAG ATTTTATGATGCTTTGGCTACATGGAGAACGTGGGACGGGGCCTGCTAAGTTCAACATACCTCACAGTGTTACTCTTGATTCATCTGGTCGG GTGTGGGTTGCTGACcgaggaaataaaagaattcaaGTATTTGATAAAGACACCGGGGAGTGGTTAGGAGCATGGGATAATTGTTTCACAGAAGAGGGACCTTCTTCAGTcag ATTTACTCCTGATGGAAAGTACGCGGTTGTAGCCCAGCTGAACCTTAGCAGGCTCTTACTGGCAGCGGCGCCTCCAGTGGGAAGCATTGGCAACTGCTCTGTGATCGGCACAATCCAACTAGCAGATCAGGTTTTACCGCATCTCTTAGATGTCAGTGGAAAGACGGGAGCAATCTATGTAGCAGAAA